Proteins encoded in a region of the Anas acuta chromosome 13, bAnaAcu1.1, whole genome shotgun sequence genome:
- the EDA2R gene encoding tumor necrosis factor receptor superfamily member 27 isoform X2, whose product MDCKESEDPYEHSKCTPCRNCMPGQELSKECGDGTGGDAQCVPCPPRKFKDSWGHHSCKPCLSCALINRIQKSNCTATTNAVCGECLPGFYRKARISGQLGWECIPCTKQTPSSEPQCRSRTSLVKVAVPTVPPQDTALLALTSSALVIIVLVLLALSIIYCKRFWKSQCQRGPVEAVQFISEGEAISLQLPPTQPELELPSAVAVSPASKGQLVRSVLESQPLVRSSGCSDRLATALAPSDLRPGQRGVPEALAPLSSCASEMQHKWPHAPVECTELDLQKFSSQVEFVGSERSEEVGSQATRGVPREGGSAALEAGSSLVVDPARGLSPTVQNPTAESGEQPVNDAQSLVTQISNTMKGLPVSELPHSLVQSLAFLLDPSLNGVKNFSHVALELGVAPQFLGRISGFEQLITHLTYSGDSVTIPHLAQALQRLQRFDALLLLCDHFALSQIQGHQC is encoded by the exons ATGGACTGCAAAGAGAGCGAGGACCCGTATGAGCACAGCAAATGCACCCCATGTCGAAACTGCATGCCTGGGCAGGAGCTTTCCAAG GAATGTGGTGATGGTACAGGGGGGGATGCGCAGTGCGTTCCCTGCCCACCCAGGAAGTTTAAGGATAGCTGGGGCCATCACAGCTGCAAGCCCTGCCTGTCCTGCGCTCTCATCAACCGCATCCAGAAGTCCAACTGCACAGCAACGACCAACGCGGTCTGTGGGGAGTGCCTGCCGGG GTTCTACCGCAAGGCACGGATCAGcgggcagctgggctgggagtgTATCCCGTGCACCAAGCAGACGCCCTCCTCTGAGCCCCAGT GTCGATCCAGAACAAGCCTGGTGAAAGTAGCAGTCCCCACGGTACCTCCCCAGGACACAGCCCTTCTCGCACTGACCAGCAGTGCCCTAGTCATCATTGTGCTGGTGCTTCTGGCCCTCTCCATCATCTACTGCAAGCGGTTCTGGAAGAGCCAGTGCCAGCGAG GCCCGGTGGAAGCAGTTCAGTTCATTTCAGAGGGAGAAGCCATCAGCCTCCAGCTGCCGCCCACGCAGCCGGAGCTGGAGCTGCCGTCGGCTGTGGCGGTCAGCCCTGCCTCCAAAGGCCAGCTGGTGAGGAGCGTCCTGGAGAGCCAGCCCCTGGTCAGGAGCTCGGGCTGCAGCGACCGCCTGGCCACCGCCTTGGCCCCCTCCGACCTCAGGCCAGGCCAGCGGGGAGTGCCGGAGGCACTggcccccctctcctcctgcgCCTCCGAAATGCAGCACAAGTGGCCCCATGCCCCGGTGGAGTGCACCGAGCTCGACCTGCAGAAGTTCTCCTCCCAGGTGGAGTTTGTGGGCAGCGAGAGGTCGGAGGAGGTGGGGAGCCAGGCAACACGAGGAGTCCCCAGGGAGGGGGGCAGTGCAGCGctggaggctgggagcagcctcGTGGTGGACCCGGCGAGGGGCCTGTCCCCCACCGTCCAAAACCCCACTGCTGAGAGCGGGGAGCAGCCG gTGAATGATGCCCAGAGCCTTGTGACTCAGATCAGTAACACAATGAAGG GTCTCCCTGTTTCAGAGCTGCCCCATTCCTTGGTGCAGTCGCTTGCCTTCTTGTTAGACCCGTCCTTGAATGGTGTGAAGAACTTCAGCCACGTGGCACTGGAGCTGGGGGTTGCACCCCAGTTTCTGGGACGGATATCTGGATTTGAGCAGCTCATCACTCACCTCACCTACTCAGGAGACTCGGTCACAATCCCTCATCTGGCCCAGGCTCTGCAGCGACTGCAGCGGTTCGACGCCTTGCTCCTGCTGTGTGACCACTTTGCTCTCAGCCAGATTCAGGGCCACCAGTGCTAG
- the EDA2R gene encoding tumor necrosis factor receptor superfamily member 27 isoform X1 — translation MDCKESEDPYEHSKCTPCRNCMPGQELSKECGDGTGGDAQCVPCPPRKFKDSWGHHSCKPCLSCALINRIQKSNCTATTNAVCGECLPGFYRKARISGQLGWECIPCTKQTPSSEPQCRSRTSLVKVAVPTVPPQDTALLALTSSALVIIVLVLLALSIIYCKRFWKSQCQRVFLRTQNFSGQRAMFPTSAAPGRFLCEEQMSGPCCLGVKNLSPCYRQAEGPVEAVQFISEGEAISLQLPPTQPELELPSAVAVSPASKGQLVRSVLESQPLVRSSGCSDRLATALAPSDLRPGQRGVPEALAPLSSCASEMQHKWPHAPVECTELDLQKFSSQVEFVGSERSEEVGSQATRGVPREGGSAALEAGSSLVVDPARGLSPTVQNPTAESGEQPVNDAQSLVTQISNTMKGLPVSELPHSLVQSLAFLLDPSLNGVKNFSHVALELGVAPQFLGRISGFEQLITHLTYSGDSVTIPHLAQALQRLQRFDALLLLCDHFALSQIQGHQC, via the exons ATGGACTGCAAAGAGAGCGAGGACCCGTATGAGCACAGCAAATGCACCCCATGTCGAAACTGCATGCCTGGGCAGGAGCTTTCCAAG GAATGTGGTGATGGTACAGGGGGGGATGCGCAGTGCGTTCCCTGCCCACCCAGGAAGTTTAAGGATAGCTGGGGCCATCACAGCTGCAAGCCCTGCCTGTCCTGCGCTCTCATCAACCGCATCCAGAAGTCCAACTGCACAGCAACGACCAACGCGGTCTGTGGGGAGTGCCTGCCGGG GTTCTACCGCAAGGCACGGATCAGcgggcagctgggctgggagtgTATCCCGTGCACCAAGCAGACGCCCTCCTCTGAGCCCCAGT GTCGATCCAGAACAAGCCTGGTGAAAGTAGCAGTCCCCACGGTACCTCCCCAGGACACAGCCCTTCTCGCACTGACCAGCAGTGCCCTAGTCATCATTGTGCTGGTGCTTCTGGCCCTCTCCATCATCTACTGCAAGCGGTTCTGGAAGAGCCAGTGCCAGCGAG TCTTCCTGAGGACTCAGAATTTCTCAGGCCAGCGAGCGATGTTCCCCACGTCGGCTGCACCTGGCAGGTTTCTGTGTGAAGAGCAGATGTCTGGTCCCTGCTGCCTGGGCGTGAAGAACCTGAGCCCCTGCTACAGGCAGGCGGAAG GCCCGGTGGAAGCAGTTCAGTTCATTTCAGAGGGAGAAGCCATCAGCCTCCAGCTGCCGCCCACGCAGCCGGAGCTGGAGCTGCCGTCGGCTGTGGCGGTCAGCCCTGCCTCCAAAGGCCAGCTGGTGAGGAGCGTCCTGGAGAGCCAGCCCCTGGTCAGGAGCTCGGGCTGCAGCGACCGCCTGGCCACCGCCTTGGCCCCCTCCGACCTCAGGCCAGGCCAGCGGGGAGTGCCGGAGGCACTggcccccctctcctcctgcgCCTCCGAAATGCAGCACAAGTGGCCCCATGCCCCGGTGGAGTGCACCGAGCTCGACCTGCAGAAGTTCTCCTCCCAGGTGGAGTTTGTGGGCAGCGAGAGGTCGGAGGAGGTGGGGAGCCAGGCAACACGAGGAGTCCCCAGGGAGGGGGGCAGTGCAGCGctggaggctgggagcagcctcGTGGTGGACCCGGCGAGGGGCCTGTCCCCCACCGTCCAAAACCCCACTGCTGAGAGCGGGGAGCAGCCG gTGAATGATGCCCAGAGCCTTGTGACTCAGATCAGTAACACAATGAAGG GTCTCCCTGTTTCAGAGCTGCCCCATTCCTTGGTGCAGTCGCTTGCCTTCTTGTTAGACCCGTCCTTGAATGGTGTGAAGAACTTCAGCCACGTGGCACTGGAGCTGGGGGTTGCACCCCAGTTTCTGGGACGGATATCTGGATTTGAGCAGCTCATCACTCACCTCACCTACTCAGGAGACTCGGTCACAATCCCTCATCTGGCCCAGGCTCTGCAGCGACTGCAGCGGTTCGACGCCTTGCTCCTGCTGTGTGACCACTTTGCTCTCAGCCAGATTCAGGGCCACCAGTGCTAG